Proteins from a genomic interval of Nautilia sp. PV-1:
- a CDS encoding NAD(P)/FAD-dependent oxidoreductase — MKVLVVGAGIIGMTLAYEWINKNPDDEITIIDKEPHEAFHASGKNSGVLHAGFYYSSDSLKAKLTAEGNRLMKEFCYSNGIGVNETGKLVVAKNEDEIKTLHELAKRSIANNAGAYLITEKEAEKIDPNAKTYKFALYSPNTATVNPREVCSVLKRKLEEKGVKFVFNTPYEKYNQSYDFLINAAGLYADKIAHQNGVGLEYTMLPFKGLYRKYLGSDRIKTQIYPVPNIKNPFLGVHFTLMADNTIKIGPTAIPAFWRENYTMTSRFSFREMIEILSLEAKLFIKNSFGFRDLALYEMRYYIPSNLINEAKKLVKNLRGEFKPMTSGIRAQLLNKNTNELVMDFLVERKENQIHILNAVSPAFTASFAFAKYVLEELIMEN; from the coding sequence ATGAAAGTACTTGTTGTAGGTGCGGGAATAATCGGAATGACGCTGGCATATGAATGGATAAATAAAAATCCTGACGACGAAATAACGATTATAGACAAAGAGCCTCACGAGGCTTTTCACGCAAGCGGTAAAAATAGCGGGGTTTTACATGCCGGATTTTATTATTCCAGCGATTCTTTGAAAGCGAAACTGACTGCCGAAGGCAACAGGCTTATGAAAGAATTTTGCTATTCAAACGGTATCGGTGTCAATGAAACGGGCAAGCTGGTAGTCGCTAAAAACGAAGATGAAATCAAAACACTTCACGAACTTGCAAAAAGAAGCATTGCCAATAACGCGGGAGCGTATTTAATTACCGAAAAAGAAGCCGAAAAAATAGACCCGAACGCCAAAACATACAAATTTGCCCTTTATTCTCCAAATACCGCTACGGTAAATCCCAGGGAAGTATGCTCGGTATTAAAACGAAAGCTTGAAGAAAAAGGTGTGAAATTCGTATTTAATACGCCTTATGAAAAATATAATCAAAGCTATGATTTTTTAATAAACGCCGCAGGTCTTTACGCCGATAAAATAGCCCATCAAAACGGAGTGGGGCTTGAATATACGATGCTGCCGTTTAAAGGCTTATACAGAAAATATCTCGGAAGCGACAGGATAAAAACGCAGATTTATCCCGTGCCTAACATTAAAAATCCGTTTTTGGGAGTCCATTTCACGCTTATGGCGGATAACACCATTAAAATAGGGCCTACGGCGATACCTGCGTTTTGGAGGGAAAACTATACAATGACGAGCAGGTTTAGTTTCAGAGAAATGATAGAAATTTTATCTCTTGAAGCAAAACTGTTTATTAAAAATTCATTCGGTTTCAGAGATCTGGCGCTGTATGAGATGAGATACTATATCCCAAGCAACCTTATAAACGAAGCTAAAAAGCTGGTTAAAAATTTAAGAGGCGAATTTAAACCTATGACATCGGGAATCAGGGCGCAGCTGCTTAACAAAAACACAAACGAGCTTGTTATGGACTTTCTGGTTGAGAGAAAAGAAAACCAGATTCATATATTAAACGCCGTAAGTCCTGCTTTTACAGCGAGCTTTGCGTTTGCTAAATATGTGCTTGAAGAATTGATAATGGAGAATTGA
- a CDS encoding branched-chain amino acid transaminase gives MNEAKLIWMDGEFIPWNDAKVHVLTHTLHYGNGVFEGTRAYQTEDGLAIFRLQDHTKRLINSAKIVKIDVPFSQEELEEAQLELLRKNDFKGNVYIRPLIFLGYGKMGLYHIGAPVHVAIAAWEWGAYLGEEGLENGIRVKVSSITRNPVKANFGKAKAVANYLNSQMAKYEAIEAGYEEALMLDDEGFIAEGSGECFFIVRDGVLITPPNDNSLESITQATVLELARERDIPVERRRITRDEVYIADEAFFTGTAAEVTPIREVDGRIIGSGKRGEITKELQEAYFDVVYGRDKSYKHYLTHI, from the coding sequence ATGAATGAAGCAAAACTGATTTGGATGGATGGCGAGTTTATTCCTTGGAATGACGCTAAAGTTCATGTTTTAACTCATACCCTGCATTACGGAAACGGTGTTTTTGAAGGAACAAGAGCTTATCAGACAGAAGACGGTCTGGCTATCTTCAGACTGCAGGATCATACGAAAAGACTTATAAATTCGGCAAAAATAGTAAAAATCGATGTTCCTTTTTCTCAGGAAGAGCTTGAAGAAGCACAGCTTGAACTGCTAAGAAAAAATGATTTTAAAGGAAACGTTTACATCAGACCTCTTATATTTTTAGGTTACGGTAAAATGGGTCTTTATCATATCGGCGCACCTGTTCATGTTGCGATTGCCGCATGGGAGTGGGGTGCATATCTTGGAGAAGAAGGACTTGAAAACGGAATCAGGGTAAAAGTTTCTTCTATTACAAGAAATCCGGTAAAGGCGAATTTTGGAAAAGCAAAAGCGGTTGCCAATTATTTAAATTCGCAAATGGCTAAATACGAGGCTATTGAAGCGGGATATGAAGAAGCGCTGATGCTTGATGACGAAGGGTTTATTGCCGAAGGAAGCGGTGAGTGTTTCTTTATAGTAAGAGACGGTGTGCTGATCACTCCTCCAAACGACAACTCACTTGAGTCAATCACTCAGGCAACTGTACTTGAACTTGCAAGGGAAAGAGATATTCCGGTTGAGAGAAGAAGAATTACAAGAGATGAAGTTTATATTGCCGATGAGGCGTTTTTTACAGGAACCGCTGCTGAAGTTACTCCAATCAGAGAGGTTGACGGAAGAATTATCGGAAGCGGTAAAAGGGGAGAAATTACAAAAGAACTTCAAGAAGCTTATTTTGACGTTGTTTACGGAAGAGATAAAAGCTATAAACATTATTTAACACATATATAA
- the hisIE gene encoding bifunctional phosphoribosyl-AMP cyclohydrolase/phosphoribosyl-ATP diphosphatase HisIE, translating to MVDFEKSGGLVPVIVQDADTNEVLMLAYMNEEALKLTQQTGYAHYFSRSRNKLWKKGESSGHTQEVKDILIDCDNDTILLKVKQNGVACHTGRKSCFFTKLDSNEIILDKVKEIEYNFIDELYHTLLDRKNANPETSYVSSLYHKGENSLLKKVAEEAAEFCFAVKDNDKKEIIYEAADLAFHTLIALALKNIHPEAVLEELKRREGVSGIEEKRNRKK from the coding sequence ATGGTAGATTTCGAAAAAAGCGGGGGTCTTGTTCCTGTTATTGTTCAGGATGCGGATACTAACGAAGTGTTAATGCTGGCTTATATGAATGAAGAAGCTTTAAAACTTACCCAACAAACGGGATATGCTCACTATTTTTCAAGAAGCAGAAATAAACTTTGGAAAAAAGGTGAAAGCAGCGGACATACGCAGGAAGTAAAAGATATATTAATAGACTGTGACAATGATACGATTTTGCTGAAAGTAAAGCAAAACGGAGTGGCCTGCCATACTGGAAGAAAGTCCTGTTTTTTTACAAAACTCGACTCAAATGAAATAATATTGGACAAAGTAAAAGAAATAGAGTATAATTTCATCGACGAACTCTATCATACTTTACTTGATAGAAAAAATGCTAATCCTGAAACTTCATATGTTTCTTCATTATACCACAAAGGTGAAAATTCACTTCTTAAAAAAGTAGCGGAAGAAGCGGCGGAGTTTTGTTTTGCAGTTAAAGATAATGACAAAAAAGAAATTATTTATGAAGCGGCGGATCTCGCTTTTCATACATTAATTGCATTAGCTTTAAAAAATATTCATCCGGAAGCCGTTTTGGAAGAACTTAAAAGAAGAGAAGGCGTAAGCGGGATAGAAGAGAAAAGGAACAGAAAAAAATGA
- a CDS encoding SPFH domain-containing protein: protein MPADLNGWMNDKNNNKNENKFEPPKFEPPKFIQGNSGFGIIIIAAIFIIGLLFKPWVVINSGEVGILATTGKFEQKPLMPGLHFFVPVIQKVYVVDTKVHMINYKRISNEAGSMADRYGTIKVYPAINVLDARGLPILVELSVSYRLNPNEAAYTLETYGKNWEDKIINPMVRDVVRNVIGKYPAEELPVKRNEIATLIEAKMREQLAKLPHKPVIFESFQLRDIILPQNIKTQIERVQIAKQEAERAKYEVLRAKQEAEKKAAIALGNAQAKEIEAKGKAQAMLIESKAQAQANKIISESLTSNLLKLKALEVQKQFNEALKVNKDAKIFLTPGGAVPNIWMNIDDNKKVISTNK, encoded by the coding sequence ATGCCAGCAGATTTAAATGGATGGATGAACGATAAAAATAACAATAAAAACGAAAATAAGTTTGAACCTCCCAAGTTTGAGCCTCCTAAATTTATTCAGGGGAACAGCGGTTTCGGAATTATAATAATAGCTGCTATATTTATAATAGGCCTGCTTTTTAAACCGTGGGTTGTAATTAATTCTGGAGAAGTCGGTATTTTGGCAACTACAGGTAAATTTGAACAAAAACCTTTAATGCCGGGACTTCATTTTTTTGTACCAGTAATACAAAAAGTATATGTAGTGGATACTAAAGTTCATATGATTAATTATAAAAGAATAAGCAATGAAGCAGGAAGCATGGCGGACAGATACGGCACTATAAAAGTATATCCTGCTATTAACGTGCTTGACGCAAGAGGACTTCCGATACTAGTTGAGCTTTCGGTAAGCTACAGACTAAATCCGAACGAAGCAGCCTATACGCTTGAAACATACGGTAAAAACTGGGAAGATAAAATAATCAATCCTATGGTAAGGGATGTGGTCAGAAACGTTATTGGCAAATATCCGGCTGAAGAACTGCCTGTAAAAAGAAACGAAATAGCAACTTTAATAGAAGCGAAAATGAGAGAACAGCTGGCGAAACTTCCTCATAAACCTGTTATTTTCGAAAGTTTTCAGTTAAGGGATATAATTCTTCCTCAAAACATTAAAACGCAAATTGAAAGAGTGCAGATTGCCAAACAGGAAGCCGAAAGAGCAAAATACGAAGTATTAAGAGCAAAACAGGAAGCTGAGAAAAAAGCGGCGATTGCATTAGGTAACGCTCAGGCTAAAGAAATAGAAGCAAAAGGTAAAGCGCAGGCTATGCTTATAGAATCAAAAGCTCAGGCACAGGCGAATAAAATTATAAGCGAATCATTAACCTCGAATTTGCTTAAATTAAAAGCTTTAGAAGTTCAAAAACAGTTTAATGAAGCTCTTAAAGTGAATAAAGACGCTAAAATTTTCTTAACTCCAGGCGGGGCGGTACCTAATATTTGGATGAATATTGACGATAATAAAAAAGTAATATCTACAAATAAATAA
- the recO gene encoding recombination protein RecO, translating into MKGFILSTVRVRDEDLIVRILTKNEVLSLYRFYGARHSYINVGYLIDFHVEETSKTTIQRLRHVTQIPFKFLFDMNKTIFFKRYIQLLNRHFTDVSKVDEFYYNSLYELCENLHQRDVKRAVIEHYINLLDKEGRLHNDFICFLCENKINEKVALARSYLPAHEKCIMSNGFEREKIELLFDEKKTLLFSDEEIEKLWQILELGI; encoded by the coding sequence TTGAAGGGTTTTATATTAAGCACTGTAAGAGTCAGGGATGAAGATTTAATTGTCAGAATTTTGACAAAAAACGAAGTGTTGAGTCTTTACAGATTTTACGGGGCCAGACATTCATATATAAATGTCGGGTATTTAATTGATTTTCATGTGGAAGAAACCTCCAAAACCACTATACAACGATTAAGACACGTTACTCAGATACCTTTTAAATTTCTTTTTGATATGAATAAAACGATTTTTTTCAAAAGATATATACAGCTGTTAAACAGGCATTTCACAGATGTGAGCAAAGTAGACGAATTTTATTATAATTCACTATATGAACTGTGTGAGAATTTACATCAAAGAGATGTAAAAAGAGCAGTTATAGAACATTATATAAATCTGTTAGATAAAGAAGGAAGGCTTCATAACGATTTTATCTGTTTTTTATGTGAAAATAAAATCAATGAAAAAGTAGCCCTTGCAAGAAGCTATCTGCCGGCTCATGAGAAATGTATCATGAGTAACGGGTTTGAAAGGGAAAAAATAGAGCTTCTTTTTGATGAAAAAAAGACGCTTCTTTTCAGTGATGAAGAGATTGAAAAACTGTGGCAGATTTTGGAGCTTGGGATATGA
- a CDS encoding DEAD/DEAH box helicase, translating to MTFTDFNLKKELLRRLEEIGFEKPSPIQEKAIPAVLEGRDIVAQAQTGTGKTAAFGLPILNMLKKGQKALIITPTRELAIQVSEEIFRFGKYLGIHTATVYGGSSYSRQINHIKNSEVIVATPGRLIDLLSSGKIDIAPEYVVLDEADEMLDMGFLDDIKEIFKYVPSSRQTLLFSATMPKPILSLAQTILKEPEFIQITKKEVTNENIKEYFYVIDEHERNDALIRLIDYKQPSKAIVFCRTKKDVDLVAEFLSGVGFDAKGLHGDMDQRKREEVIRGFKGNRIEILVATDVAARGLDVNDVTHVFNYHLPLDPESYVHRIGRTGRAGKEGMAISLVTPHEFRALSKIQKISKIELKEVPTLSDVKNTEIQKIMEKISSIKPNDKSIEIVEVLQNDFDLFTIATKFASMLFEKEADGKERIGKSLNEAKRLIERSKNSKGGNDRDKKRGRRGNFRGGRSGGRGRRR from the coding sequence ATGACATTTACAGATTTTAATTTAAAAAAAGAATTATTAAGAAGATTGGAAGAAATCGGTTTTGAGAAACCAAGTCCGATTCAGGAAAAAGCGATTCCTGCAGTATTAGAAGGAAGAGATATCGTAGCTCAGGCCCAGACGGGTACAGGGAAAACTGCGGCATTCGGTCTACCTATACTTAATATGCTTAAAAAAGGTCAAAAAGCATTAATTATTACACCAACCCGTGAACTTGCAATTCAGGTAAGCGAAGAGATTTTCAGATTCGGAAAATATCTCGGAATTCATACTGCAACAGTTTACGGAGGAAGCAGCTATTCAAGACAGATTAATCATATTAAAAATTCGGAAGTAATCGTAGCGACTCCCGGAAGACTTATAGATCTTTTAAGCAGTGGTAAAATCGATATAGCACCTGAATACGTAGTGCTTGACGAAGCGGATGAAATGCTTGATATGGGATTTTTGGACGATATTAAAGAAATTTTCAAATACGTTCCGAGCAGCAGACAGACACTGTTATTCAGCGCCACTATGCCAAAACCGATTTTAAGTCTTGCCCAGACAATTTTAAAAGAACCTGAATTTATTCAGATTACCAAAAAAGAAGTTACAAACGAAAATATTAAAGAATATTTTTATGTGATTGACGAACATGAAAGAAACGACGCTTTAATAAGACTTATCGATTATAAACAGCCTAGCAAGGCTATCGTTTTTTGCAGAACTAAAAAAGACGTTGATTTAGTAGCTGAATTTTTAAGCGGTGTAGGATTTGACGCAAAAGGTCTTCACGGAGATATGGACCAAAGAAAAAGAGAAGAGGTTATAAGAGGATTTAAAGGCAACAGAATCGAAATCCTTGTAGCTACAGATGTTGCGGCAAGAGGACTTGACGTAAACGACGTAACACACGTATTTAACTATCACTTACCGCTAGATCCTGAAAGTTACGTGCATAGAATCGGAAGAACAGGAAGAGCCGGCAAAGAGGGTATGGCGATATCGCTTGTAACGCCTCATGAATTCAGAGCTTTAAGCAAAATTCAGAAAATTTCTAAAATAGAACTTAAAGAGGTTCCGACTTTAAGCGACGTTAAAAATACAGAAATTCAAAAAATTATGGAAAAAATCAGCAGTATTAAGCCTAATGACAAATCAATTGAAATTGTTGAAGTATTGCAAAATGATTTTGACCTGTTTACTATTGCGACAAAATTTGCAAGCATGCTTTTTGAAAAAGAAGCCGACGGAAAAGAGAGAATCGGTAAAAGTCTGAATGAAGCCAAAAGACTTATTGAAAGAAGTAAAAATTCAAAAGGCGGAAACGACAGAGACAAAAAAAGAGGAAGAAGAGGAAACTTCAGAGGCGGTAGATCAGGCGGAAGAGGCAGAAGAAGATAA
- a CDS encoding aldehyde dehydrogenase family protein, producing MELIAKKLIGSKEFDGELGEIVNPYTKKVTSKYVKCSADDAKKALETAKEAFKNTKNSPLHQRIAWIEDVADRLEKRKDEFAEYITLEVAKPISQSKVEVQRCIENLRICAAEGYRIVGETIPTDATESGFKTTAFYKRVPVGVVVAITPFNFPLNLVAHKLAPALVAGNSVVLKPTPEAPYTAYAFAKLFIESKYAIKDALSVVYGDAEVGSALVTSPIPRKISFTGSVPVGKIILQSAGIKKVTLELGGNAATFVESTADLDWAAKRCAIGAFANSGQVCISLQRIYVDEKIYEEFAVKLGIEASKLKVGSPFEEDTFMGPLINEEAAIRAEKWIQSAVNEGARIIAGGKREGNILSPTILADVTDDMNVVCEEVFAPIVSLVKVPSYEVAVEKMNDSPYGLQFSMFSNRVDLMNRAIDDFEAGGVIINDIPTLRFDIQPYGGVKLSGIGREGPKYAIEDMTEIKSIVIR from the coding sequence ATGGAACTGATAGCCAAAAAACTGATAGGCTCAAAAGAATTTGACGGAGAGCTTGGAGAAATAGTAAATCCTTACACCAAAAAAGTAACCAGCAAATATGTAAAATGCAGCGCTGATGATGCAAAAAAAGCCCTTGAAACCGCAAAAGAGGCTTTCAAAAACACTAAAAATTCGCCGCTTCATCAAAGAATAGCATGGATTGAAGATGTCGCAGACAGACTTGAAAAAAGAAAAGACGAATTTGCCGAATATATAACGCTTGAAGTGGCTAAACCTATCTCCCAGTCAAAAGTGGAAGTTCAAAGATGTATAGAAAACCTTAGAATCTGTGCGGCGGAAGGCTACAGAATAGTAGGTGAAACTATACCTACGGATGCAACTGAGAGCGGATTTAAAACTACCGCGTTTTATAAAAGAGTGCCTGTAGGCGTTGTGGTTGCGATTACACCTTTTAATTTCCCTCTGAACCTCGTAGCCCACAAACTTGCCCCCGCTCTGGTAGCCGGAAACAGCGTGGTGCTCAAACCTACTCCCGAAGCCCCTTATACCGCATACGCTTTTGCTAAACTTTTTATAGAAAGTAAATACGCGATAAAAGACGCTTTAAGCGTCGTATACGGAGATGCCGAGGTCGGAAGCGCTCTTGTTACAAGCCCGATTCCGAGAAAAATATCTTTTACGGGAAGTGTACCTGTGGGTAAAATAATACTTCAAAGCGCAGGAATTAAAAAAGTAACGCTTGAACTCGGAGGAAACGCCGCTACGTTTGTGGAAAGCACGGCGGACCTGGACTGGGCAGCCAAGCGCTGCGCAATAGGAGCGTTTGCAAACAGCGGACAGGTATGTATATCACTGCAGAGAATATACGTAGATGAAAAAATATATGAAGAATTTGCGGTGAAACTTGGCATTGAAGCTTCTAAACTTAAAGTCGGAAGCCCGTTTGAAGAAGATACGTTTATGGGACCGTTAATTAATGAAGAAGCTGCAATAAGAGCCGAAAAATGGATTCAAAGCGCCGTAAACGAAGGTGCGAGAATAATAGCCGGAGGCAAAAGGGAAGGCAATATACTCTCACCTACCATATTGGCCGACGTAACCGATGATATGAACGTTGTATGCGAAGAAGTCTTTGCTCCAATTGTAAGTTTGGTAAAAGTTCCTTCCTATGAAGTAGCCGTAGAAAAAATGAACGATTCTCCATACGGACTTCAGTTTTCAATGTTCAGCAACAGAGTGGATCTGATGAACAGGGCCATTGACGACTTTGAAGCGGGAGGAGTTATAATAAACGACATTCCGACTTTAAGATTTGACATCCAGCCTTACGGAGGAGTCAAACTCTCAGGCATCGGAAGAGAAGGTCCTAAATATGCCATTGAAGACATGACGGAAATAAAATCTATCGTAATCCGTTAA
- a CDS encoding PaaI family thioesterase, with amino-acid sequence METQELNTHLKFNKKFGQLIEIGEESAKVRLEATEDMAVDEEGLIHGGFTFGAADFCAMATVNDPFVVLVRSQCEFMAPVKVGDVVEFVSEVIMKEKRKEEIKVVGTINEIKVFEGIFSCVKLDKHVLKKK; translated from the coding sequence ATGGAAACTCAAGAATTAAATACCCATTTAAAATTTAATAAAAAATTCGGACAGTTAATTGAAATAGGTGAAGAAAGCGCAAAAGTCAGACTGGAAGCGACTGAAGATATGGCTGTTGACGAAGAAGGTCTTATACACGGAGGTTTTACATTCGGAGCGGCTGATTTTTGCGCGATGGCGACAGTTAACGATCCTTTTGTAGTGCTTGTAAGAAGTCAATGCGAATTTATGGCTCCTGTAAAAGTCGGAGACGTAGTGGAATTTGTAAGTGAAGTTATTATGAAAGAAAAAAGAAAAGAAGAGATAAAAGTCGTAGGAACCATAAACGAAATAAAAGTTTTTGAAGGTATTTTCAGCTGTGTCAAACTTGATAAACACGTACTGAAAAAAAAATAA
- a CDS encoding DUF2393 family protein, which yields MMIPYFTILHWLDIVFFLVLFIFLIIVSIKAAGNNNKLLLSMIFASFVVTAFGAVLGLAILEKYTKKAELLNVKQRRVLINETLVLKGRVKNIGKFKINYCKLEIKLVNNGWGGGFTKGTFFKPGGLNIFGSKDKRQSRPNTIKATRVIIKDGLLPGEVKNFSAIIPYPPYFKNTYLNYKLYCH from the coding sequence ATGATGATTCCTTATTTCACTATACTTCACTGGCTGGACATAGTTTTCTTTTTAGTTTTATTTATATTTTTAATAATAGTATCCATAAAAGCTGCCGGTAATAACAATAAACTGCTATTGAGTATGATATTTGCTTCGTTTGTAGTTACTGCTTTCGGGGCGGTATTAGGGCTTGCCATTTTGGAAAAATATACCAAAAAAGCCGAGCTTTTAAACGTAAAGCAAAGAAGAGTTTTGATCAATGAAACGTTAGTTTTAAAAGGTAGAGTTAAAAATATAGGTAAATTTAAAATAAACTATTGCAAACTGGAAATAAAACTGGTTAATAACGGCTGGGGCGGAGGATTTACCAAAGGAACATTTTTTAAACCGGGAGGTTTGAATATATTCGGAAGCAAAGATAAAAGACAGTCCAGACCTAATACTATTAAAGCGACTAGAGTGATAATAAAAGACGGACTGTTGCCTGGAGAAGTTAAAAACTTTTCGGCAATTATCCCTTATCCTCCATATTTTAAAAACACTTACTTAAACTATAAACTCTACTGCCATTAA
- a CDS encoding alpha/beta hydrolase: MRKLIYFLIYFFIFLFLIGCGYNIPSPSQRLAKADKLAGNKFKKHIFNTKEFKIFSYEGNLKGCKKVYVYIEGDGLSWITSDLISSNPTPLNPEGLKLALNDRHKCVVYLARPCQYVNDKQCNYKYWTDCRFSKKVISSYQDVLNQLKNKYDIKSFVLIGYSGGGAVAALISSFRNDVSMLVTVAGNLDTKKWCEIHHLTPLTCSLNPADFTDKLENIKQLHLIGGSDNNINKAVFFSYYDKFKNKKNIKYLIIKNYKHSSDWSKILLHVKY; this comes from the coding sequence ATGAGAAAATTAATATATTTTTTAATATATTTTTTCATTTTTTTATTTCTTATAGGGTGCGGATATAATATTCCTTCCCCTTCCCAAAGACTTGCGAAAGCAGATAAACTTGCAGGCAATAAATTTAAAAAACATATTTTCAATACAAAAGAATTTAAGATTTTTTCTTATGAAGGTAACCTGAAAGGATGTAAGAAAGTATATGTTTATATAGAAGGAGACGGTCTTTCATGGATTACGTCTGATTTAATTTCTTCAAATCCCACTCCTTTAAATCCGGAAGGTTTAAAACTGGCTTTAAACGACCGTCATAAATGTGTTGTATACCTGGCAAGGCCTTGTCAATACGTAAATGATAAACAATGTAATTACAAATACTGGACTGATTGCAGGTTTTCCAAAAAAGTAATATCAAGTTATCAGGATGTTTTAAATCAGCTAAAAAACAAATATGATATAAAATCTTTTGTATTAATCGGATATTCAGGAGGAGGAGCGGTTGCCGCCCTTATAAGCTCTTTTAGAAACGATGTTTCAATGCTTGTTACCGTTGCGGGCAATCTTGATACAAAAAAATGGTGTGAAATACATCATTTAACTCCGTTAACGTGCTCTTTAAACCCGGCTGATTTTACTGATAAACTGGAGAATATAAAACAGCTTCATTTAATAGGCGGAAGCGATAACAATATTAATAAAGCAGTGTTTTTTTCATATTACGATAAATTTAAAAATAAAAAAAACATAAAATATTTAATTATAAAAAATTATAAACACAGCAGCGACTGGAGCAAAATACTCTTACACGTTAAATATTGA